The following are from one region of the Paenalkalicoccus suaedae genome:
- the queG gene encoding tRNA epoxyqueuosine(34) reductase QueG — translation MNETLKQEIVAYSKKIGIDKIGFATADPFQLMKERLKTQQESGLQSGFEKGTIDERTEPSQLLPEAKTIISIAVAYPSKMKNAPKSVRGDRKGIFCRASWGEDYHHVLRRRLDKLEQFILSKVPDAKCASMVDTGELIDRAVAERAGIGWSAKNCAIITPEFGSYVYLGDMITTIPLEPDVAMEDQCGSCNKCIDACPTGALLEGGKLDAKKCVAFLTQTKDVLPVEFRKKLGNRLYGCDTCQVVCPKNKGVDEHRHEELEPDPELVKPSLIPLLTMSNRDFKAKYGYMSGSWRGKKPIQRNAILALGNFKDAYALEDLKKVALEDPRPDIRATAIWSIAQIDQSENTMIFLRELRETCNESIMIDELDAIFSS, via the coding sequence ATGAATGAAACGCTCAAACAAGAGATTGTTGCATATAGTAAAAAGATTGGTATTGATAAAATTGGCTTTGCTACTGCAGATCCGTTTCAACTTATGAAAGAACGTTTAAAAACGCAACAGGAATCTGGACTTCAATCTGGATTTGAAAAAGGAACCATCGACGAGCGAACGGAGCCATCGCAGCTCTTGCCAGAAGCGAAAACAATTATTTCTATTGCCGTTGCTTACCCTTCTAAAATGAAGAATGCTCCTAAAAGTGTTCGCGGGGATCGAAAGGGTATTTTTTGCCGAGCTTCCTGGGGAGAAGACTATCATCATGTGTTACGGCGTCGTTTAGATAAATTAGAGCAATTTATTTTATCTAAAGTACCTGATGCAAAATGCGCCTCTATGGTTGATACGGGAGAACTAATTGACCGTGCCGTAGCTGAACGAGCAGGTATAGGATGGAGTGCTAAAAACTGCGCTATTATTACTCCTGAGTTTGGATCTTATGTCTACTTAGGAGACATGATCACTACGATTCCATTAGAACCAGATGTTGCAATGGAGGATCAGTGCGGAAGTTGCAATAAATGTATAGATGCTTGTCCGACTGGAGCGCTTCTTGAGGGAGGGAAACTTGACGCAAAAAAATGTGTCGCTTTTCTCACACAAACTAAGGATGTATTACCGGTGGAGTTCCGAAAAAAGCTTGGTAACAGGTTATACGGATGTGATACGTGCCAAGTAGTGTGTCCTAAAAATAAAGGCGTAGATGAGCACAGGCACGAAGAACTAGAACCAGATCCTGAGTTAGTGAAGCCATCTTTAATTCCTCTTCTTACTATGTCCAATCGAGATTTTAAGGCAAAGTATGGGTATATGTCAGGTTCTTGGCGTGGGAAAAAACCTATTCAGCGCAATGCTATTTTAGCTTTAGGTAATTTTAAGGATGCCTATGCATTGGAAGACTTAAAAAAAGTTGCCTTGGAGGATCCAAGACCTGATATTCGAGCAACTGCTATATGGTCCATCGCTCAAATTGACCAATCTGAAAATACGATGATATTTTTACGAGAGCTTAGAGAAACATGTAATGAGTCCATTATGATTGATGAGCTCGATGCTATATTTTCATCATAA
- a CDS encoding methylated-DNA--[protein]-cysteine S-methyltransferase, which yields MSVKLAYTEISSPIGVLTVVGSDNALHYIEFGEAKDAHQSITRKSRARNEGIDLYESREALTNSIEQLEAYFNHELRAFELELHYHGTPFQKLVWEAVSSIPFGETRSYKDIAQQIGAPKAVRAVGGANNKNPIPIVVPCHRVIGSNGSMVGYGGGLPIKEHLLKMEGSI from the coding sequence ATGTCAGTCAAACTCGCCTATACAGAGATCTCATCGCCGATCGGTGTATTAACGGTTGTCGGATCGGACAATGCGTTGCACTATATTGAATTTGGAGAAGCGAAGGATGCTCATCAGAGTATTACTAGAAAGAGTCGAGCTCGCAATGAAGGGATTGATTTATACGAATCGAGAGAGGCGTTAACTAACAGTATAGAGCAGCTAGAGGCTTATTTTAATCATGAGTTAAGAGCATTCGAGCTTGAACTGCACTATCATGGTACGCCATTTCAAAAGCTTGTGTGGGAGGCAGTCAGCTCGATTCCTTTTGGGGAAACAAGGTCATATAAAGACATTGCTCAACAAATAGGTGCTCCTAAGGCTGTGCGAGCAGTAGGAGGGGCCAACAATAAAAATCCTATTCCAATAGTTGTTCCATGTCACCGAGTTATTGGATCAAATGGTTCTATGGTAGGCTATGGAGGCGGGTTACCAATAAAAGAACACCTCTTAAAAATGGAAGGGTCTATTTAG
- a CDS encoding amidase domain-containing protein, with protein sequence MFSLETYLKDKYRRQMQVESKGWIKHDVHVDVLKHLLIEDREYVECLVHEVKVRMEHDHVYMEQQKIHRAVIVEKDQVLDDYEVISSNIEVEMEPKDRQDPLERVYYDRVKAVQYAEMWWDGRNPQYHAFTNDCTNFISQCLRAGGAPMRGMPSREQGWWYDGNLWSFSWSVAHSMMWYLKSSRTGLRASEKQDVRELSEGDIICYDFDGNGRFQHTTIIVAFTADGEALVNAHTSDSRMRHWSYEDSTAWTENCRYVFFHIED encoded by the coding sequence ATGTTTTCTTTAGAGACATATTTAAAAGATAAATACAGGCGGCAGATGCAGGTAGAGTCCAAGGGCTGGATCAAGCATGATGTCCATGTAGACGTTCTTAAGCATCTCCTGATCGAAGATAGAGAGTATGTGGAATGTCTTGTACATGAAGTAAAGGTTCGAATGGAACATGATCACGTCTATATGGAACAGCAAAAGATCCATCGTGCGGTTATTGTAGAGAAGGATCAGGTGCTGGACGATTATGAAGTCATTTCATCAAATATAGAGGTAGAGATGGAGCCAAAAGACAGACAAGATCCACTTGAACGAGTCTATTATGATCGAGTGAAGGCAGTTCAGTATGCGGAGATGTGGTGGGATGGACGAAATCCTCAGTACCATGCTTTTACAAATGACTGTACGAACTTTATCTCGCAGTGCTTAAGAGCTGGTGGTGCGCCGATGAGGGGGATGCCTTCTCGTGAGCAGGGATGGTGGTACGATGGCAACCTCTGGAGTTTTAGCTGGTCAGTAGCCCATAGTATGATGTGGTATTTAAAGAGCTCACGCACTGGTCTTAGGGCATCTGAGAAGCAAGATGTTAGGGAGCTCTCAGAGGGAGATATCATTTGTTATGATTTTGATGGAAATGGCCGCTTTCAGCATACGACGATTATTGTCGCCTTTACAGCCGACGGGGAAGCGTTAGTAAACGCGCATACCTCTGATAGTAGGATGAGACACTGGAGCTACGAGGATTCGACTGCTTGGACCGAAAATTGTCGCTATGTATTTTTTCATATAGAAGATTAA
- the trmL gene encoding tRNA (uridine(34)/cytosine(34)/5-carboxymethylaminomethyluridine(34)-2'-O)-methyltransferase TrmL, which produces MLHVVLHEPEIPANTGNIARTCAGTNTGLHLIHPLGFSTDDRMLKRAGCDYWPNVDVHHYDAFEELTAKYPDGEFYFIETIGETNYTDVSLADSEKDYFFVFGKETKGLPTAITDKYADRCLLIPQTSHVRSLNLSNTAAIIVYEALRQQSFAPLTK; this is translated from the coding sequence GTGCTACATGTCGTACTTCATGAGCCGGAGATTCCTGCTAATACCGGTAACATTGCTAGAACGTGTGCAGGGACAAATACTGGACTTCACTTGATCCATCCACTAGGTTTTTCTACAGATGATCGTATGTTAAAAAGAGCTGGCTGTGATTACTGGCCAAATGTCGACGTTCATCATTATGATGCATTTGAAGAGCTCACTGCTAAATATCCTGACGGAGAGTTCTATTTTATCGAAACAATTGGCGAAACTAATTATACAGACGTATCATTAGCAGATAGTGAGAAGGATTACTTTTTTGTTTTTGGTAAAGAGACAAAGGGGCTGCCTACAGCTATAACGGATAAGTATGCAGATCGTTGCCTCTTAATCCCTCAAACATCACATGTACGATCGTTGAATTTGTCCAATACAGCTGCAATCATTGTTTATGAAGCATTAAGACAACAAAGCTTTGCCCCATTAACAAAATAA
- a CDS encoding antibiotic biosynthesis monooxygenase family protein, which produces MYVVMNQLHVPVEGRENVANRFANSGEKMKGINGCLDFMFLHPEDESHYPVVLTKWESKEDYLAWIHSDEFVNSHKQRRDNLDKSPTQSNEIFAYEVKHSI; this is translated from the coding sequence ATGTATGTTGTGATGAATCAGCTACACGTACCAGTTGAGGGCAGAGAGAATGTGGCTAATCGCTTTGCAAACAGCGGAGAAAAGATGAAGGGAATAAACGGTTGTTTAGACTTCATGTTTTTACATCCAGAGGACGAGTCTCATTATCCAGTCGTTCTTACAAAATGGGAGTCGAAAGAAGATTACCTTGCCTGGATACATAGTGATGAATTTGTAAATTCGCATAAACAGCGTCGAGATAATTTAGATAAGAGTCCTACTCAAAGTAATGAAATATTTGCTTATGAAGTAAAGCATTCTATTTAA